One genomic segment of Bradyrhizobium diazoefficiens includes these proteins:
- a CDS encoding ABC transporter permease subunit codes for MSAELFSLFYQFADVFAFLILSAAGLAIVFGMMGVINMAHGEFIMCGAYVTVGLVNLGVPLAVAQILAALTAGLIGVLVEFLVVRRFYKRPLDSLLATWGLSLIVTQSMLLIVGSAVRGIGTPEGSFAIGGYTFSTYRLVLFGCAVAVLAGLYIIFMKTRFGVIARATMQNAAMAKALGARTGRIYAISFGIGTGLAGLCGALYAPTMTLIPTMGATFVVESFVTVVIGGANVLLGTAPAAVFLAMIRMALNASYGQIIGQIGMLVAVILIIRVLPEGLSSVLVRRGR; via the coding sequence ATGTCGGCTGAATTGTTCTCGCTGTTCTATCAGTTTGCCGACGTCTTTGCGTTCCTCATTCTGTCGGCCGCAGGCCTCGCCATCGTGTTCGGCATGATGGGTGTCATCAACATGGCGCATGGCGAGTTCATCATGTGCGGAGCCTATGTCACGGTTGGCTTGGTCAATCTGGGGGTGCCGCTCGCCGTCGCGCAGATCTTGGCGGCGCTGACGGCGGGCCTCATCGGTGTCCTTGTCGAGTTTCTGGTGGTGCGGCGGTTCTACAAGCGCCCTCTGGACTCGCTGCTCGCGACCTGGGGACTGAGCCTGATCGTGACGCAGTCGATGCTCTTGATCGTCGGCTCTGCCGTGCGCGGCATCGGAACACCCGAGGGCAGCTTCGCGATCGGCGGCTATACGTTCTCGACCTACCGCCTGGTGCTGTTCGGCTGCGCCGTGGCGGTGCTGGCCGGTCTCTATATCATCTTCATGAAGACGCGCTTCGGCGTGATCGCGCGCGCGACGATGCAGAATGCGGCGATGGCCAAGGCGCTGGGCGCACGCACCGGCCGCATCTATGCGATCAGCTTCGGGATCGGAACTGGCCTTGCCGGGCTTTGCGGAGCGCTCTACGCACCGACCATGACACTGATCCCGACCATGGGCGCGACCTTCGTAGTCGAGAGCTTCGTGACGGTGGTGATCGGCGGAGCGAACGTGCTGCTCGGAACGGCGCCGGCCGCCGTATTCCTGGCGATGATCCGGATGGCCTTGAATGCGAGCTACGGTCAGATCATCGGGCAGATCGGCATGCTGGTCGCCGTCATTCTCATCATCCGGGTGCTGCCTGAAGGGCTATCCAGCGTGCTGGTTCGCCGTGGCCGCTAA
- a CDS encoding urea ABC transporter substrate-binding protein: protein MNSGRKLRMVLLGVMLGTAASMSVVRAAEPPLKVGLLEDVSGDLAFMGMPKLHGSQLAVEEINKSGGILGRQIELIHLDPQGDNARYQEFGRRLLNRDKVDVLIGGITSASREALRPIVDRTTTPYFYTNQYEGGVCDASMISMGAVPEQQFSTLIPWMVEKFGKKVYVIAADYNFGQISAEWNRKIMKDLGGEVVGEEFIPLGVSQFAQTIQNIQKAKPDWLLTINVGAAQDSFFEQAAAANLNLPMGSSIKVMLGFEHKRFKPPALNNMHATANWFEEIDTPEATEFKKRWHAKFPDELYINDMGYNAYNALYMYKALVEKAKSIKLEDMRKVIATGDACIDAPEGKVCIDPKSQHTSHRMRLISVGPKHEVKIEKDYGTIQPYWLGEIGCDLTKKNDKDQYTPSHLPKKS, encoded by the coding sequence ATGAATTCGGGACGCAAGTTACGGATGGTTTTGCTCGGCGTCATGCTCGGTACCGCAGCGTCGATGAGTGTTGTGCGCGCGGCGGAGCCGCCGCTGAAGGTCGGCCTGCTCGAGGACGTGTCCGGCGATCTCGCCTTCATGGGCATGCCGAAGCTGCACGGCTCGCAACTCGCCGTCGAGGAGATCAACAAGAGCGGCGGCATTTTGGGCCGGCAGATCGAGCTGATCCATCTCGATCCGCAGGGCGACAATGCGCGCTATCAGGAGTTCGGCCGGCGCCTGCTCAATCGCGACAAGGTCGACGTATTGATCGGCGGCATTACCTCGGCTTCGCGCGAGGCGTTGCGTCCGATCGTCGACCGCACCACGACGCCCTATTTCTACACCAACCAGTATGAAGGCGGCGTCTGCGACGCCAGCATGATCAGCATGGGCGCGGTGCCCGAGCAGCAGTTCTCGACACTGATTCCGTGGATGGTGGAGAAGTTCGGCAAGAAGGTCTATGTCATCGCCGCCGACTACAATTTCGGTCAGATCTCGGCGGAATGGAACCGCAAGATCATGAAGGATCTCGGCGGCGAGGTCGTCGGTGAGGAGTTCATACCGCTGGGTGTGTCGCAGTTCGCGCAGACTATCCAGAATATCCAGAAAGCCAAGCCGGACTGGCTGCTGACGATCAATGTCGGCGCGGCCCAGGATTCGTTCTTCGAGCAGGCGGCCGCGGCTAATCTCAACCTGCCGATGGGCTCGTCGATCAAGGTCATGCTCGGCTTCGAGCACAAGCGGTTCAAGCCGCCGGCGCTCAACAACATGCACGCGACCGCGAACTGGTTCGAAGAGATCGACACGCCGGAGGCGACAGAGTTCAAAAAGCGATGGCACGCAAAATTCCCCGACGAGCTCTACATCAATGACATGGGGTACAACGCCTATAACGCGCTCTACATGTACAAGGCACTGGTCGAGAAGGCGAAGTCGATCAAGCTTGAGGACATGCGCAAGGTCATCGCTACGGGCGATGCTTGCATCGACGCTCCCGAAGGCAAGGTCTGCATCGATCCGAAGAGCCAGCACACGTCGCATCGCATGCGCCTGATCTCGGTCGGGCCGAAACACGAGGTGAAGATCGAAAAGGACTACGGCACGATCCAACCTTATTGGCTAGGCGAGATCGGGTGCGATCTGACCAAGAAGAACGACAAGGATCAGTACACGCCCAGCCATCTCCCCAAGAAGTCCTGA
- a CDS encoding acetamidase/formamidase family protein: MSEDWLNTSIMAKRAVAKGAAGATHSLTIEQQGGFHYVYGPYAKPTLSIDPGGVVVVETEDAFGGVLTKDTDSPTAKLNFPYLNPQCGPIAVKGATKGDCLAIYIRDVETRGEQPAGTTCIIPEFGGLVGTGSTALLNPPLPERVKKLHVDRNGVRWNDKLTLPYEPFIGTIGVSPEIEAISSLQPDYHGGNMDLPDVAPGAIIYFPVHTDGGMLYVGDCHATQGDGELSGVALEQRATVTLQVDLIKNWSFAWPRLETKDFIMTIGSARPLEDAARIAYRELVRWMAADYGFGEIDAYMLLSQAGRMRLGNMVDPKYTMGASILKNYLKP; encoded by the coding sequence ATGTCCGAAGACTGGTTGAACACGTCCATCATGGCCAAGCGCGCCGTCGCGAAGGGCGCGGCCGGCGCGACGCATAGTCTGACGATCGAGCAGCAGGGCGGCTTCCACTACGTCTATGGTCCTTATGCCAAGCCGACCCTATCGATCGATCCGGGCGGGGTGGTCGTCGTCGAGACCGAAGATGCCTTCGGCGGCGTGCTGACCAAGGACACCGACAGCCCCACTGCCAAGCTCAACTTCCCTTATCTCAATCCGCAATGCGGGCCGATCGCGGTGAAAGGCGCTACGAAGGGCGATTGCCTCGCGATCTACATCCGCGACGTCGAGACCCGGGGCGAGCAGCCGGCCGGCACGACCTGCATCATTCCGGAATTCGGCGGGCTGGTCGGAACCGGCTCGACCGCGCTGCTCAATCCGCCGCTGCCGGAGCGCGTGAAAAAGCTGCATGTCGACCGGAATGGCGTGCGCTGGAACGACAAGCTCACGCTGCCCTACGAGCCGTTCATCGGCACCATCGGCGTCTCGCCGGAGATCGAGGCGATCTCGTCGCTGCAACCGGACTATCACGGCGGCAACATGGATCTCCCCGATGTCGCTCCGGGCGCGATTATCTATTTCCCGGTGCATACTGACGGGGGAATGCTCTACGTCGGCGATTGCCATGCGACGCAGGGCGACGGCGAGCTCTCCGGCGTCGCGCTCGAGCAGCGCGCGACCGTCACGCTCCAGGTCGACCTGATCAAGAACTGGAGCTTCGCCTGGCCGCGGCTCGAGACGAAGGACTTCATCATGACGATCGGCAGCGCGCGTCCGCTCGAGGACGCGGCGCGCATCGCCTATCGCGAGCTCGTGCGATGGATGGCCGCCGACTACGGCTTCGGCGAGATCGACGCCTACATGCTGCTCAGCCAGGCCGGCCGCATGCGCCTCGGCAACATGGTCGACCCCAAATACACGATGGGGGCGTCCATCCTGAAGAATTACCTCAAGCCATGA
- a CDS encoding amidase: MAETDLHYLGLVDIGRKIQAKQLSPVEVTKAMLGRIEKLDGKLKSFAYVMADAALADAATAEKEIASGKIKGPLHGVPVAVKDLCWAKGAPAAHGMTIHRDFGPTEDATVVARLKDAGAIILGKLQQTEGAYADHHPKIDPPKNPWNADLWPGASSSGSGVATAAGLCFGSLGTDTGGSIRFPSAANGVTGLKPTWGRVSRYGAFELAATLDHIGPMARSAVDCGAILGVIAGQDPRDTTAVPLAVPDYLAGLTGDLRGATVGVDRRWTSEGTDGDAAKVLAESLRVAADLGAKIKEITFPDPKAIIDDWFPLCGIEVAVAHEETYPARKDEYGPALAGLLDLGRQQSGMDYQKIVLRREAFRGAVRALFEAVDLLAIPAQAFAAPTLAKMAALGEDASLIGGLLRFTCPFDMTGSPTVTLPGGFAANGGPVGFQFVGRHFDEAGLVRAGDAFQRVTEWHKRHPAI; this comes from the coding sequence ATGGCGGAAACAGATCTCCACTATCTCGGGCTCGTCGACATCGGGCGAAAGATTCAGGCGAAGCAGCTGTCGCCGGTCGAAGTGACCAAGGCGATGCTCGGACGGATCGAAAAGCTCGATGGCAAGCTCAAGAGTTTTGCCTATGTGATGGCTGACGCGGCTCTCGCCGATGCCGCCACGGCCGAAAAGGAGATTGCGTCCGGCAAGATCAAGGGGCCGCTGCACGGCGTGCCGGTGGCGGTGAAGGATCTCTGCTGGGCGAAGGGCGCGCCTGCCGCGCATGGCATGACGATCCATCGCGACTTCGGCCCCACAGAGGATGCAACGGTCGTGGCGCGGCTGAAGGATGCCGGCGCGATCATCCTCGGCAAGCTGCAGCAGACCGAGGGCGCTTACGCCGACCATCATCCGAAGATCGATCCGCCGAAAAATCCGTGGAACGCGGATCTCTGGCCCGGCGCCTCTTCGAGCGGGTCCGGCGTCGCTACCGCCGCGGGCCTCTGTTTCGGCTCGCTCGGCACCGATACCGGCGGGTCGATCCGCTTTCCGTCCGCCGCCAATGGCGTCACCGGACTCAAGCCGACCTGGGGACGGGTCAGCCGTTATGGCGCATTTGAGCTCGCGGCGACGCTGGACCACATCGGCCCGATGGCGCGGAGTGCGGTCGATTGCGGCGCTATCCTCGGCGTGATCGCGGGGCAGGATCCGAGGGATACGACAGCGGTGCCGCTGGCCGTGCCCGATTATCTCGCCGGCCTGACCGGCGATCTGCGCGGCGCGACCGTTGGCGTCGATCGGCGCTGGACCAGCGAAGGCACCGATGGCGATGCGGCCAAGGTGCTGGCCGAGAGTTTGCGGGTGGCGGCCGATCTCGGTGCGAAGATCAAGGAAATCACCTTTCCCGATCCCAAGGCGATCATTGATGACTGGTTCCCGCTCTGCGGCATCGAAGTCGCGGTGGCGCACGAGGAGACCTATCCGGCGCGCAAGGACGAGTATGGCCCGGCACTTGCGGGTCTGCTCGATCTCGGCCGGCAGCAGTCCGGCATGGATTATCAGAAGATCGTGCTCCGGCGCGAAGCGTTTCGCGGCGCTGTGCGTGCGCTGTTCGAGGCGGTCGATCTCCTCGCGATCCCGGCCCAGGCGTTCGCTGCGCCGACGCTTGCCAAGATGGCGGCGCTCGGTGAGGACGCCTCGCTGATCGGAGGCCTGCTCCGCTTCACATGCCCGTTCGACATGACGGGAAGTCCGACCGTGACGTTGCCCGGCGGCTTCGCGGCGAATGGTGGCCCGGTCGGCTTCCAGTTCGTCGGCCGTCATTTCGACGAGGCCGGCCTCGTTCGCGCGGGCGATGCGTTTCAGCGCGTCACCGAGTGGCATAAGCGTCATCCCGCGATCTGA
- a CDS encoding transporter substrate-binding domain-containing protein translates to MTKPSVPVGIICSQSGPYQAMGREILKSAMMAVDEINTQTEFDFSIAPHVRDPRGIVSEYHTVCDDLIRNVGVAHIIGCYTSASRKQVLPIVERTDRLLWYPARYEGFECSDNVIYVGASPNHNVLPLVRYVLDNLSREIFCVGSNYVWTWETNRVTRELVSAADGHILAERLLELGESAVGHIVDEIVRRKPPIVFNTLVGSSSYDFIRAFHAGTKAAGLEIPMLSCSLCEPELAIVGPASAGCITSSAYFESIRLPENRAFVARWKARYGEDSSPSVDGQSAYVAVYLLARALQRAGSSDIAEVRRAAAGYRYNSPQGPVWIDGGNNHCVLTPRLAVSNPQGQFDIFWEADAPVKPDPYLTQLDVAVSPSRETSAGGALPNAPHLRVVK, encoded by the coding sequence ATGACAAAGCCGTCTGTTCCCGTTGGCATCATCTGCTCGCAGTCCGGGCCTTATCAGGCCATGGGACGCGAGATCCTCAAGAGCGCGATGATGGCGGTCGACGAGATCAACACGCAAACGGAGTTCGACTTCTCGATCGCGCCGCATGTCCGCGACCCCCGCGGCATCGTCTCCGAGTATCACACGGTCTGCGACGACCTCATCCGCAACGTCGGCGTCGCGCACATCATCGGCTGCTACACCTCGGCCTCGCGCAAGCAGGTGCTTCCGATCGTGGAGCGTACGGATCGCCTGCTCTGGTATCCGGCCCGCTATGAAGGCTTCGAGTGCTCGGACAACGTGATCTATGTCGGCGCCTCGCCCAATCACAACGTGCTGCCGCTGGTCCGCTATGTGCTCGACAATCTGTCGCGGGAAATCTTCTGCGTCGGCTCCAATTACGTGTGGACCTGGGAGACCAATCGCGTCACGCGTGAACTGGTCAGCGCGGCGGATGGCCACATCCTTGCCGAGCGGCTGCTCGAGCTCGGCGAGAGCGCCGTCGGTCACATCGTCGACGAGATCGTTCGCCGCAAGCCGCCGATCGTGTTCAATACGCTGGTCGGAAGCTCGAGCTACGACTTCATCCGCGCATTTCACGCCGGCACCAAGGCCGCGGGGCTGGAGATTCCCATGCTGAGCTGCAGCCTGTGCGAGCCGGAACTGGCGATTGTCGGGCCGGCATCGGCCGGATGCATCACGTCGTCGGCCTATTTCGAGAGCATCCGCCTGCCGGAGAACCGCGCTTTCGTCGCGCGCTGGAAGGCGCGCTATGGCGAGGACAGCAGCCCTTCCGTCGATGGGCAATCCGCCTATGTCGCAGTCTATCTGCTGGCGCGCGCGTTGCAACGCGCGGGCTCGTCCGACATTGCCGAGGTGCGGCGCGCCGCGGCCGGGTATCGCTACAACTCGCCGCAAGGACCGGTGTGGATCGACGGCGGCAACAATCATTGCGTCCTTACACCGCGGCTTGCGGTATCCAATCCGCAGGGACAGTTTGATATCTTCTGGGAAGCTGACGCGCCTGTTAAACCTGATCCTTACCTGACGCAACTCGACGTTGCCGTCAGCCCGTCGCGGGAAACCTCGGCGGGCGGCGCATTGCCGAATGCGCCGCATCTGCGGGTTGTGAAATGA
- a CDS encoding ANTAR domain-containing response regulator, with the protein MSRPSSFSLRGRKALVAIKDERDASIVRRQFERLGIEGVAWTPTEPVDFAPDLSLIDDEFLPLLQPAQRAFLARSPVIALLGTETPSRLKLVFELDPASFLIKPLRSAGIYAALVMAFERNERTSELKQQILKLEHRLKSRRVVLAAVLQIMHLHALAEPAAFALIRKTAMEQRKTIEELSAEITAKGMLPRAAG; encoded by the coding sequence ATGAGCAGACCGTCTTCATTTTCGCTACGCGGCCGCAAGGCTCTCGTCGCCATCAAGGACGAACGCGACGCAAGCATCGTGCGGCGTCAGTTTGAGCGTCTCGGGATCGAGGGTGTCGCATGGACGCCGACGGAGCCGGTCGACTTCGCACCAGATTTGTCACTGATCGATGACGAATTCCTGCCTCTGCTGCAACCGGCGCAACGCGCGTTCCTGGCGCGATCCCCTGTCATCGCCCTGCTCGGCACCGAGACGCCAAGCCGCCTCAAGCTGGTGTTCGAACTCGATCCGGCCTCGTTCCTGATTAAGCCGCTCCGGTCCGCCGGCATCTACGCAGCCCTCGTCATGGCATTCGAGCGCAACGAGCGCACAAGCGAATTGAAGCAACAAATTCTCAAGCTGGAGCACCGTTTGAAGTCTCGTCGCGTCGTGCTTGCCGCCGTCCTCCAGATCATGCATTTGCACGCACTCGCCGAGCCGGCGGCGTTTGCGCTGATCCGGAAGACTGCGATGGAGCAACGCAAGACGATCGAAGAGCTTTCTGCGGAGATTACGGCAAAAGGCATGCTCCCGCGTGCAGCAGGCTAG